A genomic window from Cupriavidus basilensis includes:
- a CDS encoding efflux RND transporter permease subunit, translated as MAKFFIDRPVFAWVLALIIVLGGLLSVVQLPIAQYPNIAPPTISVTATYPGASAKTLEDSVTTVIEQELNGIPGLLYYNSTSEATGLSTITIAFQPGSNIDLNSVEVQNRLKRVEARLPAEVRQQGVRVDKAGNNYMMFLTVTSKSGQADAIQLGNYISSSVIDSIRRVPGVGQADLFGTEYAMRIWVDPAKLTGFNLTPQDVTAAISEQNVQVAVGELGGTPSPKGTELNATVTTESRLTTPEQFANILLRTNPDGSSVRIKDIGRVELGGADYSTLARTNGKASAAIAIKLAPSGNALATATAVRAKMEELSKFFPADYQYTVPYDTSAFVKISIEEVIKTLVEAVVLVFLVMYLFLQNIRATIIPTVVVPVALLGTTGMLLAFGFSINVLTMFGMVLAIGILVDDAIVVVENVERIMSEEGLSPRDATRKAMGQITGAIVGITLVLTAVFIPMAFFSGSVGNIYRQFSLSLIASIAFSALLALTLTPALCATLLKPVEAGHHHEKKGFFGWFNRTFARAATGYQSMVGRILARAGRYLIIYALIVVGMVVLFKRLPSSFLPEEDQGYMITVVQLPNGATQERTIGVLKQIEDYYLQKESKVVDQMITVAGFSFFGRGQNGGIAFVRLKDWKDRAGKDETAQALVGRAFGALSFIKDAIIFPLNPPAISELGNSSGFDFRLQDRTGQGHAKLMEARNMMLGMAAKNPALVGVRPEGQEDAPQLQIDIDREKARTLGVSVANINSTLAIAFGSSYVNDFIYEGRVRKVIAQAEGNDRKLPDDLTKLRVKNSNGDMVAFAAFATSKWIMGSPRLERYNGLPAVKIAGQAAPGRSTGEAMKIMEDNFAKLPPGFGFEWSGQSYEERLAGSQEPMLYTLSLIIVFLCLAALYESWSIPVAVLLVVPLGVLGALLGVTLRGMPNDVYFKVGLIATIGLSAKNAILIVEFAKDLQAQGRSVIDATLEAVHLRFRPILMTSMAFILGVLPLAIASGAGSGGQRAIGTSVIGGMITATVLAIFLVPVFFVVIRSRFKGSKREQMLNEQGLEPKEGI; from the coding sequence ATGGCCAAGTTTTTTATTGACCGGCCGGTGTTCGCGTGGGTGCTCGCGCTGATCATCGTGCTGGGGGGCTTGCTGTCGGTGGTGCAACTGCCGATCGCCCAGTACCCCAACATCGCCCCGCCGACGATCTCGGTCACGGCGACCTATCCGGGCGCATCCGCCAAGACGCTTGAAGACTCGGTCACCACGGTGATCGAGCAAGAGCTCAACGGTATTCCCGGGCTGCTTTACTACAACTCCACCAGCGAAGCCACCGGCCTGTCGACGATCACGATCGCCTTCCAGCCGGGCTCCAACATCGACCTGAACTCGGTCGAGGTGCAGAACCGCCTCAAGCGCGTGGAAGCGCGCCTGCCGGCGGAAGTGCGCCAGCAGGGCGTGCGCGTGGACAAGGCCGGGAACAACTACATGATGTTCCTGACGGTCACGTCCAAGTCCGGGCAGGCCGACGCCATCCAGCTGGGCAACTACATCTCGTCCAGCGTGATCGATTCGATCCGTCGCGTGCCGGGCGTGGGCCAGGCCGACCTGTTCGGCACCGAGTACGCCATGCGCATCTGGGTGGACCCGGCCAAGCTGACCGGCTTCAACCTCACACCGCAGGACGTCACCGCCGCCATCTCGGAGCAGAACGTCCAGGTCGCCGTGGGCGAGCTGGGTGGCACGCCGTCGCCCAAGGGCACGGAGCTCAACGCCACCGTTACCACCGAGAGCCGCCTCACCACGCCGGAGCAGTTCGCCAACATCCTGCTGCGCACGAACCCGGACGGCTCCTCGGTGCGCATCAAGGACATCGGCCGCGTCGAACTCGGCGGCGCCGACTACTCCACGCTGGCCCGTACCAACGGCAAGGCGTCGGCGGCCATCGCCATCAAGCTGGCCCCGAGCGGCAACGCCCTGGCCACCGCCACCGCGGTGCGCGCCAAGATGGAAGAGCTCTCCAAGTTCTTCCCGGCCGACTACCAGTACACCGTGCCTTACGACACGTCGGCCTTCGTCAAGATCTCGATCGAGGAAGTGATCAAGACCCTGGTCGAAGCCGTGGTGCTGGTGTTCCTGGTGATGTACCTGTTCCTGCAGAACATCCGCGCGACCATCATCCCGACGGTGGTGGTGCCGGTGGCCCTGCTGGGCACCACGGGCATGCTGCTGGCCTTCGGCTTCTCCATCAACGTGCTGACGATGTTCGGCATGGTGCTGGCGATCGGTATCCTGGTGGACGATGCGATCGTGGTGGTGGAAAACGTCGAGCGGATCATGAGCGAGGAAGGACTCTCGCCACGCGACGCCACGCGCAAGGCCATGGGCCAGATCACCGGCGCCATCGTCGGCATTACGCTGGTGCTGACCGCGGTGTTCATCCCGATGGCGTTCTTCTCGGGCTCGGTGGGTAACATCTACCGCCAGTTCTCGCTGTCGCTGATCGCGTCGATCGCGTTCTCGGCGCTGCTGGCCTTGACGCTCACGCCGGCGCTGTGCGCCACCTTGCTCAAGCCGGTCGAGGCGGGCCACCACCACGAGAAGAAGGGTTTCTTCGGCTGGTTCAACCGCACCTTCGCGCGCGCCGCCACCGGCTACCAGAGCATGGTGGGCCGCATCCTGGCGCGCGCCGGACGCTACCTGATCATCTACGCCCTGATCGTCGTCGGCATGGTGGTGCTGTTCAAGCGCCTGCCCTCCTCCTTCCTCCCCGAGGAAGACCAGGGCTACATGATCACGGTGGTGCAGCTGCCCAACGGCGCCACCCAGGAACGTACCATCGGCGTGCTCAAGCAGATCGAGGACTACTACCTGCAGAAGGAATCCAAGGTGGTGGACCAGATGATCACCGTGGCGGGCTTTTCCTTCTTCGGCCGCGGCCAGAACGGCGGTATCGCGTTCGTGCGCCTGAAGGACTGGAAGGATCGCGCCGGCAAGGACGAGACCGCGCAGGCACTGGTTGGCCGGGCGTTTGGTGCGCTGTCCTTCATCAAGGACGCCATCATCTTCCCGCTTAACCCGCCGGCGATCTCCGAGCTGGGCAACTCCTCGGGCTTCGACTTCCGCCTGCAGGACCGCACCGGCCAGGGTCACGCCAAGCTGATGGAAGCGCGCAACATGATGCTCGGCATGGCCGCGAAGAATCCTGCGCTGGTGGGGGTTCGCCCCGAAGGCCAGGAAGACGCGCCGCAGCTGCAGATCGACATCGACCGCGAGAAGGCGCGCACGCTGGGCGTTTCGGTGGCCAATATCAACTCGACGCTGGCCATCGCGTTCGGCTCTTCCTACGTCAACGACTTCATCTACGAAGGCCGTGTGCGCAAGGTGATCGCCCAGGCGGAAGGCAACGACCGCAAGCTGCCCGACGACCTGACCAAGCTGCGCGTGAAGAACAGCAACGGCGACATGGTCGCGTTCGCTGCCTTTGCCACTTCCAAGTGGATCATGGGCTCGCCGCGCCTGGAGCGTTACAACGGCTTGCCGGCGGTGAAGATCGCTGGCCAGGCCGCTCCGGGACGCAGTACCGGCGAAGCCATGAAGATCATGGAAGACAACTTCGCCAAGCTGCCGCCGGGCTTCGGCTTCGAGTGGTCGGGCCAGTCTTATGAAGAGCGCCTGGCCGGTTCGCAAGAGCCGATGCTGTACACGCTGTCGCTGATTATCGTGTTCCTGTGCCTGGCCGCCCTCTACGAGAGCTGGTCGATCCCGGTCGCGGTGCTGCTGGTGGTGCCGCTCGGCGTGCTCGGCGCGCTGCTCGGCGTGACCCTGCGCGGCATGCCCAACGACGTGTACTTCAAGGTGGGCCTGATCGCGACGATCGGCCTGTCGGCGAAGAACGCCATCCTGATCGTGGAATTCGCCAAGGATCTGCAGGCCCAGGGCCGCAGCGTCATCGACGCTACGCTCGAGGCCGTGCACCTGCGGTTCCGCCCGATCCTGATGACCTCGATGGCCTTTATCCTGGGCGTGCTGCCGCTGGCGATCGCCAGCGGTGCGGGCTCGGGTGGCCAGCGCGCCATTGGTACCAGCGTGATCGGCGGCATGATCACCGCCACGGTGCTGGCGATTTTCCTGGTGCCGGTGTTCTTCGTGGTGATCCGTAGCCGCTTCAAGGGCAGCAAGCGCGAGCAGATGCTGAACGAGCAAGGGCTCGAACCCAAGGAAGGAATCTGA
- a CDS encoding efflux transporter outer membrane subunit, with amino-acid sequence MTKTLTTLLLVAGVLSGCTLAPVYERPAPPVATSFPAAPEGYAAAEVKTGETRRASEIGWREFFRDPRLQVLIATSLENNRDLRTAALRIEEARALYQVQRADLLPTVNATGGFNRSRTPAMQSATGKPYVSQYFQAGVGVTSFELDFFGRVRSLSNAALSQYFATEEARRSAQISLVSEVAQAYLSERSFAEQYELAQNTLKTREYTLSLAKQRFDAGATSALDLRDNESLVAQARVSAAQLARQRAQAQNALEVLVGKPLGTIENLPAPMRLSDERIISDIPAGLPSDLLEQRPDIRQAEQLLRSANANIGAARAAFFPRITLTANAGAISPTFSSLFDSGTGAWSFAPQLVLPIFDYGRNLSNLDLTNVRKNIQIANYEKTIQTAFAEVADALVARGTLEEQVTSQEQVRNAEAARYELSTMRFRNGVASQLDQLDSQRQLFAADQALIQARQLRLNNAIDLYRSLGGGLSETGPVASADVKPAVTTQ; translated from the coding sequence ATGACAAAGACACTGACCACGCTGTTGCTGGTGGCGGGCGTCCTCTCGGGTTGCACACTGGCACCCGTTTATGAACGCCCTGCCCCGCCGGTGGCCACCAGCTTCCCGGCCGCGCCGGAAGGCTACGCGGCCGCCGAAGTGAAGACCGGCGAAACCCGCCGGGCGAGCGAGATCGGCTGGCGCGAGTTCTTCCGCGACCCGCGCCTGCAAGTGCTCATCGCGACTTCGCTGGAGAACAATCGCGACCTGCGTACCGCCGCGCTGCGCATTGAGGAAGCGCGCGCGCTGTACCAGGTGCAGCGCGCCGATCTGCTGCCCACGGTGAACGCCACCGGCGGTTTCAACCGCTCGCGTACCCCCGCCATGCAGTCGGCCACCGGCAAGCCCTACGTCTCCCAGTACTTCCAGGCGGGCGTCGGCGTGACGTCGTTCGAGCTGGACTTCTTCGGCCGCGTGCGCAGTCTGTCCAACGCGGCGCTGTCGCAGTACTTCGCCACCGAGGAAGCACGCCGTTCCGCGCAGATCTCGCTGGTCTCCGAAGTCGCGCAGGCCTACCTGTCCGAGCGCTCCTTCGCCGAGCAATACGAGCTCGCGCAGAACACGCTGAAGACGCGCGAGTACACGCTGAGCCTGGCCAAGCAACGCTTCGATGCGGGCGCCACGTCGGCGCTGGACCTGCGCGACAACGAATCGCTGGTGGCGCAGGCGCGCGTTTCCGCCGCGCAGCTGGCGCGCCAGCGTGCGCAGGCGCAGAACGCGCTTGAGGTGCTGGTGGGCAAGCCGCTTGGCACCATCGAGAACCTGCCCGCCCCGATGCGCCTGTCGGACGAGCGCATCATCAGCGACATCCCGGCAGGACTGCCGTCGGACCTGCTCGAGCAGCGTCCCGACATCCGCCAGGCCGAGCAGTTGCTGCGCTCCGCCAACGCCAATATCGGCGCGGCGCGCGCGGCGTTCTTCCCGCGCATCACGCTCACCGCCAATGCTGGCGCGATCAGCCCGACCTTCTCGAGCCTGTTCGACTCCGGTACCGGCGCGTGGTCGTTCGCACCGCAGCTGGTGCTGCCGATCTTCGACTACGGCCGGAACCTGTCCAACCTGGACCTGACCAACGTGCGCAAGAACATCCAGATCGCCAACTACGAGAAGACCATCCAGACGGCCTTCGCGGAAGTGGCGGATGCACTGGTGGCGCGCGGCACGCTGGAAGAGCAGGTGACCAGCCAGGAGCAGGTGCGCAATGCCGAAGCGGCGCGCTACGAGTTGTCGACGATGCGCTTCAGGAATGGCGTGGCCAGCCAGCTGGACCAGCTCGACTCGCAGCGTCAGCTGTTCGCAGCCGACCAGGCCCTGATCCAGGCGCGGCAACTGCGCCTGAACAATGCCATCGACCTGTACCGGTCGCTTGGCGGCGGCCTGAGCGAGACCGGTCCGGTGGCCTCGGCGGACGTCAAGCCGGCAGTGACCACGCAGTAA
- a CDS encoding GNAT family N-acetyltransferase, with amino-acid sequence MEIRPLGADDVELVCRHREAMFREAGRSEEVLQAMTQQFRPWLVPRLRDGSYFGFVLVDQGQPVGGIGLMAIDWPPHPAHPMQDKRGYVLNVYVEATHRKQGLGRRLMQLAEDEFARRDLQYAILHATEMGRSLYVALGWHATSEMAKALRA; translated from the coding sequence ATGGAAATCCGCCCGCTTGGTGCCGATGATGTCGAGCTGGTCTGCCGTCATCGCGAGGCCATGTTCCGCGAGGCCGGGCGCAGCGAGGAGGTCCTGCAGGCCATGACGCAGCAGTTCCGGCCATGGCTTGTGCCGCGCCTGCGCGATGGCAGCTACTTCGGCTTCGTGCTGGTGGACCAGGGCCAGCCGGTGGGTGGCATCGGCCTGATGGCGATCGACTGGCCGCCGCATCCAGCCCATCCCATGCAGGACAAGCGTGGCTACGTGCTGAACGTGTATGTGGAGGCAACGCATCGCAAGCAGGGGCTGGGGCGCCGCCTCATGCAGCTGGCGGAAGACGAGTTCGCCCGGCGCGACCTGCAGTACGCGATCCTGCACGCCACCGAGATGGGCCGGTCGCTGTATGTCGCGCTGGGCTGGCATGCCACGAGCGAGATGGCGAAAGCCCTGCGCGCGTAG
- a CDS encoding MBL fold metallo-hydrolase produces MTVTNARSGTNVHEIAHGIYRINTPVHIDGGPGGFSFNQYLIVDDEPLLFHTGLRKMFPLVHEAVASVIAPARLRHIAFSHVEADECGSLNEWLAAAPHASPLCGTVAAMVSVNDLADRPAQGLADGQAVPLGHHTVRWFDTPHLPHAWECGLMMEERTGTLLCGDLFSQGGAELPSLTEADILGPSEAFRRGMDYFSHTPNAGAMLERMALLQPTTLACMHGSAWRGDGAGLLRALAQALAN; encoded by the coding sequence ATGACCGTCACCAACGCCCGGTCGGGCACCAACGTCCACGAAATCGCGCACGGGATCTATCGGATCAATACCCCGGTCCACATCGACGGGGGCCCGGGCGGCTTCTCCTTCAACCAGTACCTGATCGTCGACGACGAGCCGCTGTTGTTCCATACGGGGCTGCGCAAGATGTTCCCGCTGGTGCATGAAGCCGTGGCCAGCGTGATCGCACCGGCCCGGCTGCGTCATATTGCCTTTTCGCACGTGGAAGCCGACGAGTGCGGCTCGCTCAATGAATGGCTGGCGGCAGCACCCCACGCATCGCCGCTGTGCGGCACCGTCGCCGCCATGGTGTCCGTCAACGACCTGGCCGACCGGCCCGCGCAGGGCCTGGCGGACGGGCAAGCCGTGCCGCTTGGCCACCATACCGTGCGCTGGTTCGATACGCCGCACTTGCCGCATGCCTGGGAGTGCGGGCTCATGATGGAGGAGCGCACCGGCACCTTGCTCTGCGGCGACTTGTTCAGCCAGGGCGGTGCCGAGCTCCCGTCCCTGACCGAAGCCGACATCCTCGGGCCGAGCGAAGCGTTCCGGCGCGGCATGGATTACTTCTCCCACACGCCGAACGCCGGGGCCATGCTGGAACGCATGGCGCTGCTGCAGCCGACCACCCTGGCCTGCATGCATGGCAGCGCCTGGCGCGGCGACGGCGCCGGCTTGCTGCGCGCGCTTGCCCAGGCTCTGGCGAACTAA
- a CDS encoding glutathione S-transferase family protein, whose translation MQLIGMLDSPYVRRVAISLRLLDLPFEHRAVSVFSTFEQFRAINPVVKAPTLVCDNGVVLMESGLILDYAETLATRSLMPAQPEPRQHALRVIGLALAACEKTVQIVYERNLRPAEKQHEPWIERVQGQLHAACAALETELAGAALAADERLLTQADVTAAVAWSFTQLMLPACVEASAYPALAAFSAAAERLAVFRDTPQT comes from the coding sequence ATGCAACTCATCGGCATGCTCGACTCACCCTATGTGCGCCGCGTGGCCATCTCGCTGCGGCTGCTGGACCTGCCATTCGAGCATCGGGCAGTCTCGGTGTTCAGCACGTTCGAGCAGTTTCGCGCGATCAATCCCGTGGTGAAGGCGCCCACCCTGGTTTGCGACAACGGCGTGGTGCTCATGGAGTCCGGCCTGATCCTGGACTACGCCGAGACGCTGGCCACGCGCAGCCTGATGCCCGCGCAGCCCGAGCCGCGCCAGCATGCCTTGCGCGTGATCGGCCTGGCGCTGGCGGCGTGCGAGAAGACGGTGCAGATCGTCTATGAGCGCAACCTGCGCCCGGCGGAAAAGCAGCATGAGCCGTGGATCGAGCGCGTACAGGGACAGTTGCATGCCGCCTGCGCGGCGCTGGAAACAGAACTGGCGGGGGCGGCGCTTGCCGCGGACGAGCGCTTGCTCACGCAGGCCGACGTAACCGCCGCCGTGGCGTGGAGCTTCACGCAGCTGATGCTGCCCGCCTGCGTCGAGGCGTCAGCGTATCCTGCGCTGGCGGCGTTCAGCGCCGCCGCCGAACGCCTTGCCGTGTTCAGGGACACGCCGCAGACCTGA
- a CDS encoding Lrp/AsnC family transcriptional regulator, with protein MELDKKDRLILEALQADARQSLAALGKRIGLSQPAMSERVRKLEDAGVIEGYGARVNLRALGVGLQAIIHIETTHAYIQKYVKLFESMPEVLSADRVTGAHCFIVRCAIADPADLEHVVDTLAAHGSVTTSLVLSSPVRKTVTVPAVRVRIP; from the coding sequence ATGGAGCTGGACAAGAAAGACCGACTGATCCTGGAGGCGCTGCAGGCCGATGCCCGCCAGAGCCTGGCGGCGCTGGGCAAGCGCATTGGCTTGTCGCAGCCGGCCATGAGCGAGCGCGTGCGCAAGCTGGAGGACGCGGGCGTGATCGAAGGCTACGGCGCGCGGGTGAACCTGCGCGCGCTGGGCGTCGGCCTGCAGGCGATCATCCATATCGAGACCACGCACGCCTATATCCAGAAATATGTGAAGCTGTTCGAGAGCATGCCCGAAGTGCTGAGCGCCGATCGCGTGACCGGTGCGCATTGCTTTATCGTGCGTTGCGCCATCGCCGATCCTGCCGACCTGGAGCACGTGGTCGACACGCTCGCGGCCCACGGCTCGGTGACCACATCGCTGGTGCTCTCAAGCCCCGTGCGCAAGACCGTGACGGTACCGGCCGTCAGAGTTCGAATACCTTGA
- a CDS encoding OmpW family outer membrane protein, which produces MTKNAFRLAAPLLIAALAWLGGMPSAHAQKAGDNVVAAGWFHINTSGNSSPFTTSVIDAPINGPLGLPSSFTAPGSSISTSNADTLGLTFSHFFTDHIALTAVGGIPPKFKLYGHGNLIPPGPAGALGQQPLGDPGLNPIITSARQWSPATMVQYHFFEPTARVRPFLGIGVSYNFFTNIELNPAFAASVNNNLGATLAAGAGKPGPTSVEAKASNSFAPVFNIGGSFAITDQWGLSASVTYIPLKTTSSMIIRASDGTVLSTSKATISPNPLIMFVAATYKF; this is translated from the coding sequence ATGACGAAGAATGCCTTTCGTTTGGCAGCGCCATTGCTGATCGCCGCGCTGGCCTGGCTGGGCGGCATGCCCAGTGCCCATGCACAGAAAGCCGGCGACAACGTCGTCGCTGCCGGCTGGTTCCACATCAACACCAGCGGCAACAGCAGCCCGTTCACCACCAGCGTGATCGATGCGCCCATCAATGGCCCGCTGGGCTTGCCGTCGTCATTCACGGCGCCGGGCAGCAGCATCAGCACATCCAACGCGGACACGCTGGGGCTGACCTTCAGCCACTTCTTCACGGACCACATCGCGCTCACGGCGGTGGGCGGCATTCCGCCCAAGTTCAAGCTCTACGGCCACGGCAACCTGATCCCGCCGGGCCCTGCGGGCGCGCTGGGGCAGCAGCCGCTTGGCGACCCCGGCCTGAACCCGATCATCACCAGCGCACGCCAGTGGAGTCCGGCGACGATGGTGCAGTACCACTTCTTCGAGCCTACCGCGCGCGTGCGTCCTTTCCTTGGCATCGGTGTGTCGTACAACTTCTTCACCAACATCGAGCTCAACCCGGCGTTCGCCGCCTCGGTCAACAACAACCTGGGCGCCACGCTGGCCGCCGGCGCCGGCAAGCCTGGGCCGACTTCGGTGGAGGCCAAGGCGTCGAATTCGTTCGCGCCGGTGTTCAACATCGGCGGCTCCTTTGCGATCACGGATCAGTGGGGCCTGAGCGCATCGGTCACCTACATTCCGCTCAAGACGACGTCATCGATGATCATCAGGGCGTCCGACGGCACGGTGTTGTCCACCTCCAAGGCCACCATCAGCCCGAACCCGCTGATCATGTTCGTGGCGGCGACGTATAAATTCTGA
- a CDS encoding DUF2957 domain-containing protein, protein MVAACGGGGDGGGSGSGGGGSAASTSSAPAVPVRLCPAALDYTTTFTGGTGSGELVKVQIDTTRKTWQVTFLDSSVPRTTGTVLPTRSDTTGGQNVMTGTLSQETGLPTDKLNQCAFQLNGASLDPNRPARLFVGDGVAGGTIPGARIQFNGVLGAGAVPDTTFPYFQFIGFAQTETDLTKIAGQYNGYGFHEVPSKNFQTVAQDYRMALAADGSFQVCDNKTGGTCSQKGKSFVPQANGSLMSANYKGEIDPPTLGATLGRAYLIVGKLRGQLVPVMIRVGYANGSLTNGMALGADDEIGIGMMAPAIAVTQGTVNGEYVGVDSNFDYRTTALVAADAAMLDPFHPSDASLATALKLDFSQQLAGVVTTTRKDGAAGSPTGKFIFTGGVFGFLESRSAGPYFTIGAFVQ, encoded by the coding sequence ATGGTTGCCGCGTGCGGCGGCGGAGGCGATGGTGGTGGCAGCGGCAGCGGCGGTGGCGGTTCTGCCGCGAGCACCAGCTCCGCCCCGGCCGTACCGGTGCGGCTGTGTCCCGCGGCGCTCGACTACACCACCACCTTCACCGGTGGCACCGGCTCTGGGGAACTGGTCAAGGTGCAGATCGACACCACCAGGAAGACCTGGCAAGTGACCTTCCTCGACTCCTCGGTGCCGCGCACCACGGGCACGGTCCTGCCGACCCGCAGCGACACCACCGGCGGCCAGAACGTGATGACGGGCACGCTGTCGCAGGAAACAGGCCTGCCCACCGACAAGCTCAACCAGTGCGCGTTCCAGCTCAATGGCGCGAGCCTGGACCCGAATCGCCCGGCGCGGCTGTTCGTTGGCGACGGCGTGGCGGGCGGCACCATTCCCGGTGCGCGCATCCAGTTCAATGGTGTCCTGGGTGCGGGCGCGGTGCCGGACACCACCTTCCCGTATTTCCAGTTCATCGGCTTCGCGCAGACCGAAACCGACCTCACCAAGATCGCCGGCCAGTACAACGGCTACGGCTTTCACGAGGTGCCGTCGAAGAACTTCCAGACGGTGGCGCAGGACTACCGCATGGCGCTGGCGGCCGACGGCTCGTTCCAGGTGTGCGACAACAAGACGGGCGGCACCTGCTCGCAAAAGGGCAAGAGCTTTGTGCCGCAGGCCAACGGCAGCCTGATGTCGGCCAACTACAAGGGTGAGATCGATCCGCCCACGCTCGGCGCCACGCTGGGCCGCGCATACCTGATCGTGGGCAAGCTGCGCGGCCAGCTGGTCCCGGTGATGATCCGGGTGGGCTACGCCAACGGCTCGCTCACCAACGGCATGGCACTGGGCGCCGACGACGAGATCGGCATCGGCATGATGGCGCCGGCCATCGCCGTGACGCAGGGCACGGTCAACGGCGAGTACGTCGGCGTGGACAGCAACTTCGACTACCGCACCACCGCGCTGGTGGCGGCGGACGCGGCCATGCTCGACCCGTTCCACCCGTCGGACGCCTCGCTCGCCACGGCGCTCAAGCTGGACTTCTCGCAGCAGCTGGCCGGCGTGGTCACCACCACGCGCAAGGATGGCGCGGCGGGCAGCCCCACCGGCAAGTTCATCTTCACCGGCGGCGTGTTCGGTTTCCTCGAGTCGCGCAGCGCCGGCCCGTACTTCACCATCGGCGCCTTCGTGCAATGA